The stretch of DNA CGTCAGCGACACAGGTGCCGGGCGCATTGACGAGCGCGATGCGTCCGGCTTTGTAGACATCCATTAAACCCGGAACACCGAGCATTGATTCAGATTTGAAGGCTTTCGGGTCGAGAAAATCGTCGTTGATTCGCCGGTAGAGGACATCGACGCGTTCAAATCCTTTTGTGGTTCGAGCGTGAACGAACCCGTCCATCACGACGAGATCGCGTCCCTCGACTAATTCGACCCCCATCTGTTGTGCGAGAAAGGAGTGCTCGAAGTACGCAGAATTATAGATACCTGGTGTAAGAAGGGCAACTGTAGGGGACGGCACTCTATCGGTTACGAGGTAGCGAAGCATATTTAGCAGGTGACTCGGATAATCCTCCACAGGTTGAATCTGCGACATCCCGAAGATCTGTGGAAACGTCCGTTTCATTAACTGCCGATTTTCCACCACATAAGAAACCCCGGATGGACAACCGAGGTTATCTTCCAAGACGTAGAATTGCCCATCGCTATCGCGCACTAAGTCTGTGCCAGTGATATGACACCAGATACCGCGTGGCGGGTCTAAACCGATGCACGGCTTCAGGTATCGTTCTGATGAAAGCACGACATCTGAGGGAACAACCCCGTCTTTGAGGATTTTCTGGTCGTGATAAACGTCGTCGATGAATAGGTTGAGTGCGTGGATACGCTGTTTGAGCCCGCGTTCTATCCATTCCCATTCAGTGGCATCGATAATCCGTGGGATAAGATCAAAGGGAAAGATTTTTTCGATCCCTTGTTCATCAGCGTAGACATTGAAGGTTATGCCCATCCGAAGCAAGGCGTATTCAGCGGCAATTTGACGACGATTGAGTTCGCCATCAGGAAAACTTTCAATCCGCTCCATCAACATCTGAGCGGCAGGACGCGCACTCCCGTCTGGCGCGAACATCTCGTCATAGAATTCTTCAGTGTCGTATCCATCAAATCCTGTCATTGCAGGAGCCTCCTCTACCTTGATGCTACCTCAAGCATATTATTTATCTGTGATTATCCTATCACACTTTGGCGTATTTGTCCAAATTTTAGTTATTGTCAGATTCTCTCAAAAATAGGTAGGCGAGGTTTCGTTTGGGAAACCCCCAAGCAAAAACACCTCGCCTGTCACAATGTATCAATAATCCTGAATTCACTGCCTGGATTTAGACAGCCGTTTGAAAGGCTTCCCATGCGTCGCCCGCTGCTGCGGCTTGACGTTCCAACTCCGTACACCACCCGGCGACTTTCCCGGATTTAATCTGTCGGATATCAAAGCCAGCATATCTATCCTCAAGCGTGTCTCCGAGTTTCTGGGTTTCTGCCCACCGGTCCCACGCTGTCTGCATCCAGGCGTGTGGCAGTGCCTCCCGGACGGCGGGATCGAGTTGCCACGCGCTTCGTGCATCCGCAACCGATGGCTCACCAGCAGGTTCACCTGACCATTTCGACCAACCGATTGAGAGTGTGTTACGCTCACGTTCAGGCACAGTGTGTCCTGTGTGAATGTTGTTGCCATTGCGGATGAGTGCCTCTCCTGGCTTGAGCCGAATAGCGACCTGATCCGGCAACGGATCCTTCCCATTCCAACTCGGTGTATATGGAACGCCTTGATCCTTCATCGCCTGTGGGAGTAGGACATCATGCTCAAACGGTGTGCGCCATCGGTGATGGCTCCCCGGAATC from Candidatus Poribacteria bacterium encodes:
- a CDS encoding circularly permuted type 2 ATP-grasp protein — its product is MTGFDGYDTEEFYDEMFAPDGSARPAAQMLMERIESFPDGELNRRQIAAEYALLRMGITFNVYADEQGIEKIFPFDLIPRIIDATEWEWIERGLKQRIHALNLFIDDVYHDQKILKDGVVPSDVVLSSERYLKPCIGLDPPRGIWCHITGTDLVRDSDGQFYVLEDNLGCPSGVSYVVENRQLMKRTFPQIFGMSQIQPVEDYPSHLLNMLRYLVTDRVPSPTVALLTPGIYNSAYFEHSFLAQQMGVELVEGRDLVVMDGFVHARTTKGFERVDVLYRRINDDFLDPKAFKSESMLGVPGLMDVYKAGRIALVNAPGTCVADDKVVCSFVPEIIKYYLGEDIIVPNVPTYMCWEDSDRKYVLEHLDELVVKEANQSGGYGMLIGPHSTRAEQEEFADRIKNNPRNYIAQPTLSLSRVPVLIEDHLEGRHVDLRPFILYGEDIYVLPGGLTRVALKKGSLVVNSSQGGGSKDTWVLSGPE